In Deltaproteobacteria bacterium RBG_16_64_85, one DNA window encodes the following:
- a CDS encoding cold-shock protein, producing the protein MATGTVKWFNDAKGYGFITQDEGEDIFVHFSEISGDGFRSLAEGQKVEFEVTAGPKGKKAANVRKVV; encoded by the coding sequence ATGGCAACGGGAACGGTCAAGTGGTTCAACGACGCGAAAGGGTACGGCTTCATCACGCAGGATGAAGGGGAGGACATTTTCGTGCACTTCAGCGAGATCTCCGGGGACGGTTTCCGGTCGCTCGCCGAAGGGCAGAAGGTGGAGTTCGAGGTGACCGCCGGTCCCAAGGGGAAGAAGGCGGCAAACGTCCGCAAAGTAGTGTGA
- a CDS encoding ABC transporter ATP-binding protein, translating to MVLTIDNINVYYGNLHALRDVSLRVDAGEIVSLIGANGAGKTTTLKVVSGIIAPRSGRIEFGGRSLTGIPQHRIARMGISHVPEGRGVFANLTVRENLDMGAYTRRSGREVTESLEKVFALFPRLSERSGQMAGTLSGGEQQMLAIGRAMVARPALMLLDEPSMGLSPLLVGEIFDMITEVNRSGATILLVEQNAYMALSIARRAYVLEAGSIVLHGDSADLKNDPRVQAAYLGDLSEGR from the coding sequence TTGGTTTTAACTATCGATAATATAAACGTATATTACGGGAATCTTCATGCCCTGAGAGACGTTTCCCTGCGCGTGGATGCCGGGGAGATCGTGTCGCTGATCGGGGCCAACGGAGCCGGGAAGACCACGACCTTGAAGGTCGTTTCGGGCATCATCGCGCCGCGTTCCGGAAGAATCGAATTCGGCGGAAGGAGCCTGACGGGCATCCCTCAGCACAGAATCGCCCGGATGGGGATATCCCACGTTCCGGAAGGACGCGGGGTCTTCGCGAACCTGACCGTCAGGGAGAACCTGGACATGGGGGCTTATACCCGCCGGTCGGGGCGAGAAGTGACGGAAAGCCTCGAAAAGGTCTTCGCGCTGTTCCCCAGGCTCTCGGAACGGTCCGGCCAGATGGCGGGAACCCTCTCGGGCGGGGAGCAGCAGATGCTGGCGATCGGGCGGGCCATGGTGGCAAGGCCCGCCCTGATGCTGCTGGACGAGCCCTCCATGGGGCTTTCTCCGCTGCTGGTCGGGGAGATCTTCGACATGATAACGGAAGTGAACCGGAGCGGCGCCACCATCCTGCTGGTGGAGCAGAACGCCTACATGGCGCTTTCCATCGCCCGCCGTGCCTATGTGCTGGAAGCCGGAAGTATTGTCTTGCATGGGGACTCTGCCGATCTTAAAAATGATCCCAGGGTGCAGGCGGCATACCTTGGGGACTTGTCGGAGGGCAGGTGA
- a CDS encoding sorbosone dehydrogenase, with the protein MTRIQPGLCRRASLGSALVFVVLLVAARGLGAELPLEKIKLPPGFRIDVYAAGVPGARSMTLSPGGTLFVGTRDIGSVYAVLDHGKKGRADEVITIASGMDLPNGVAFRDGALYVAEANRVLRYDGIEGRLKAPPRPAVVGDAFPRSPHHGWKVARFGPDGYLYVSVGAPCNICEEKDPRYAAILRIKPDGTGMEVFASGVRNSIGFDWHPESKELWFTDNGRDWLGDDRPPDELNRAPRKGMHFGYPYLHGKDIPDPEYGRKAGGRVFTPPEKELGPHVASLGMRFYTGTMFPVEYKNQIFIAEHGSWNRTTPIGYRVTLVRLKDGRAVSYEVFAEGWLQRRNAWGRPVDVLVMPDGALLVSDDKAGAIYRISYRRPEGKK; encoded by the coding sequence ATGACCCGTATCCAACCGGGATTGTGCCGAAGGGCGAGCCTGGGGTCCGCCCTTGTCTTCGTCGTCCTGCTGGTTGCCGCGCGGGGCCTCGGCGCGGAGCTGCCGTTGGAAAAGATCAAGCTCCCGCCGGGATTCCGGATCGATGTATATGCCGCCGGCGTGCCCGGCGCGCGGTCGATGACGCTCTCCCCCGGCGGTACCCTGTTTGTCGGGACGCGCGACATTGGAAGCGTCTATGCCGTTCTCGACCACGGAAAGAAGGGCCGGGCGGACGAGGTCATCACCATCGCGAGCGGGATGGACCTGCCCAACGGCGTCGCGTTCCGGGACGGGGCGCTCTACGTGGCCGAGGCGAACCGTGTGCTGCGATACGACGGCATCGAAGGCCGCCTGAAGGCTCCGCCGAGGCCTGCCGTCGTTGGCGACGCCTTCCCCCGAAGTCCCCACCATGGATGGAAAGTCGCCCGGTTCGGCCCGGACGGCTATCTTTACGTGTCCGTGGGTGCGCCGTGCAACATCTGCGAGGAGAAGGACCCGCGATACGCCGCGATCCTGCGCATAAAGCCCGACGGGACCGGGATGGAGGTCTTCGCAAGTGGCGTCCGGAACTCGATCGGGTTCGACTGGCATCCGGAGTCGAAGGAGCTCTGGTTCACCGACAACGGACGGGACTGGCTGGGCGACGACCGGCCGCCGGACGAATTGAACCGCGCCCCGAGAAAGGGGATGCACTTCGGTTATCCCTATCTGCACGGGAAGGACATCCCCGACCCCGAGTACGGCAGAAAGGCAGGTGGACGCGTGTTTACGCCTCCCGAAAAGGAGCTGGGGCCGCACGTGGCCTCCCTCGGCATGCGCTTCTACACGGGTACGATGTTTCCCGTCGAATACAAAAACCAGATCTTCATCGCGGAACACGGGTCCTGGAACCGCACCACGCCCATCGGCTATCGCGTGACGCTCGTCCGGCTGAAAGACGGCAGGGCGGTAAGCTACGAGGTCTTCGCGGAGGGGTGGCTCCAGAGACGCAACGCCTGGGGCCGTCCGGTGGACGTGCTGGTCATGCCGGACGGCGCGCTCCTCGTTTCCGATGACAAGGCGGGGGCGATCTACCGGATCAGCTACCGGAGACCGGAAGGGAAGAAGTGA
- the livG gene encoding high-affinity branched-chain amino acid ABC transporter ATP-binding protein LivG (Part of the ABC transporter complexes LivFGHMJ and LivFGHMK involved in the high-affinity transport of branched-chain amino acids; LivFGHMK is specific for the transport of leucine, while LivFGHMJ is a transporter for leucine, isoleucine, and valine), with protein sequence MILLEALGLAKYFGGITALNGVDLHLREGELVGLIGPNGSGKTTVFNVITGIYRPDHGSVAVEGKSITGLPPHRISRLGIARTFQNIRLFRNLSVMDNVRTAYHPHVRYGPVSALCRARRFFEGEREIREKVMGLLAIFSLQERRGELAKHLPYGDQRRLEIARALASEPKLLLLDEPAAGMNPSEVGKLMEFIQEIRERYRLTVLLIEHQMRLVMGICERVIVMDFGEVIARGTPLEVRNDPRVIEAYLGRNASGGK encoded by the coding sequence ATGATCCTTCTGGAAGCGCTCGGACTGGCCAAGTATTTCGGCGGGATCACAGCGCTTAACGGCGTTGACCTTCATCTCCGCGAAGGGGAGCTGGTGGGCCTGATCGGACCGAACGGTTCGGGGAAGACCACCGTATTCAACGTGATCACGGGGATCTACCGGCCGGACCATGGATCGGTCGCGGTCGAGGGGAAGTCGATCACGGGGCTCCCCCCCCATCGGATCAGCAGGCTGGGGATCGCCCGCACGTTCCAGAACATCCGGCTGTTCAGGAATCTTTCGGTGATGGACAACGTGAGGACCGCCTACCACCCCCATGTGCGGTACGGCCCGGTTTCCGCACTGTGCCGCGCGCGCCGGTTTTTCGAAGGGGAGAGGGAGATCCGGGAAAAGGTCATGGGCCTCCTTGCCATCTTCTCCCTGCAGGAACGGAGAGGGGAGCTTGCGAAACATCTTCCTTACGGCGACCAGCGGAGGCTGGAGATCGCCCGTGCGCTCGCCTCGGAGCCGAAGCTCCTCCTCCTCGACGAGCCCGCCGCCGGGATGAACCCGTCCGAAGTCGGGAAACTGATGGAGTTCATCCAGGAGATCCGGGAACGGTACCGGCTGACGGTCCTTCTCATCGAGCACCAGATGCGCCTGGTGATGGGGATCTGCGAGCGCGTGATCGTGATGGATTTCGGCGAAGTGATCGCACGGGGAACCCCCCTGGAGGTCCGCAACGACCCGCGGGTGATCGAGGCGTATCTCGGCCGGAATGCTTCAGGGGGAAAATAA
- a CDS encoding dephospho-CoA kinase, producing the protein MRVFGLTGGIGTGKSTVSRMFREEGLAVVDADRIAREVTAPGRPAYEAIVRRFGREVLLPDGRIDRKKLGGIVFSDAAKRAELEEITHPEIAIGIAAEIHRLESEGHRIAIVDAALIHETGRRARFEAVIAVHCGRMQQVRRLVERDGISDQQALRRIAAQMNPDEKARASEHVIDNSGDRASTRAQVRALVERIKAGNT; encoded by the coding sequence ATGCGGGTTTTCGGCCTGACAGGCGGCATCGGGACCGGGAAGAGCACGGTGTCGCGGATGTTCCGGGAGGAGGGGCTGGCGGTTGTCGACGCCGACCGGATCGCCAGGGAGGTCACGGCTCCCGGCCGACCCGCCTACGAGGCGATCGTCCGGAGGTTCGGGCGGGAGGTCCTCCTTCCCGACGGCCGGATCGACCGCAAGAAGCTCGGCGGCATCGTCTTCTCCGACGCCGCAAAACGTGCGGAGCTGGAGGAGATCACCCATCCCGAGATCGCGATCGGGATCGCCGCCGAGATCCACCGCCTCGAATCGGAGGGACACAGGATCGCCATTGTCGATGCCGCGCTCATCCATGAAACGGGCCGCCGGGCACGCTTCGAAGCCGTCATTGCCGTGCATTGCGGCAGGATGCAACAGGTGCGTCGACTGGTGGAGCGGGACGGCATCTCCGATCAGCAGGCCCTGCGAAGGATCGCCGCCCAGATGAACCCCGACGAGAAGGCGCGGGCCTCGGAACACGTCATCGACAACTCCGGGGACAGGGCGTCCACCCGCGCCCAGGTCCGCGCCCTCGTCGAGCGCATCAAAGCGGGCAACACGTAA
- a CDS encoding ABC transporter permease yields the protein MEVFLQQVINGLQIGFVYALIALGYTMVYGIVRLINFAHGDVFMVGAFIGLYAIERFHLPLAAVFLLAVLGCSLLGIAMERVAYRPLRMAPKIASLITAIGVSLFLEYFTALRQVFGPNFYSFPRPFAVTSWEVRGIVLTNIQAIIFFVTLACLGLLQFIVYRTRLGRAMRAVSYDHVTAGLMGVNVDLVISITFGLGAALAGIGGVLYGFAYPQVNTFMGVMPGLKAFTAAVLGGIGSIPGAALGALIMGQSETLTSAYLSSTYRDGIAFLILILVLLLRPSGILGTARTEKV from the coding sequence GTGGAAGTTTTCCTTCAGCAGGTCATTAACGGGCTGCAAATCGGGTTCGTCTATGCCCTGATCGCCCTCGGCTACACGATGGTGTACGGCATCGTCCGGCTGATCAACTTCGCCCACGGCGATGTCTTCATGGTGGGGGCCTTTATCGGCCTGTACGCCATCGAGAGATTCCACTTGCCCCTTGCCGCCGTATTCCTTCTTGCTGTCCTCGGGTGCTCCCTCCTCGGGATCGCGATGGAGCGGGTCGCCTACCGTCCGTTGCGGATGGCGCCGAAAATCGCGTCTCTGATCACCGCCATCGGGGTTTCCCTGTTTCTCGAATACTTTACCGCGCTGCGACAGGTCTTCGGCCCGAATTTCTACTCCTTCCCTCGGCCGTTCGCCGTGACCTCCTGGGAAGTGCGCGGCATCGTGCTGACCAATATCCAGGCGATCATCTTCTTCGTTACGCTTGCCTGTCTCGGCCTGCTCCAATTCATCGTCTACCGTACCCGCCTGGGCAGGGCGATGCGTGCGGTTTCCTACGACCACGTGACGGCGGGACTCATGGGGGTCAACGTCGACCTTGTGATCTCCATCACCTTCGGGCTGGGGGCGGCCCTGGCCGGCATCGGAGGGGTGCTTTACGGCTTCGCCTATCCGCAGGTCAACACCTTCATGGGAGTCATGCCGGGACTGAAGGCCTTCACCGCCGCGGTGTTGGGAGGGATCGGGAGCATCCCCGGGGCAGCGCTCGGGGCCCTGATCATGGGGCAGTCCGAAACCCTGACCTCGGCGTATCTCTCCTCGACGTACCGGGACGGGATCGCCTTCCTCATCCTGATCCTGGTCCTCCTCCTGCGGCCCTCGGGGATCCTCGGAACCGCGCGGACGGAGAAAGTCTGA
- a CDS encoding branched-chain amino acid ABC transporter substrate-binding protein: MKKTAIVAVMALLLAGCKAPPAKEIKIGLITPLTGDVKTYGESVKNSFEIAVEEANKAGGVAGMKIVTVVVDDRNDPTEASNAANLLIHQEKVKVIIGSVTSKASIPVSDLAQSSRIPTISPTATNPKVTVADGKRKDFVFRSCFIDPFQGKVMAKFARETLSKEKAAVLYDASNDYSKGIAEYFSDAFKLMGGKVVAYESYGKDDVDFSALLTKVRASGADVLFLPDYYNKVGLIAKQSMEKGIRATMIGPDGWDSPDLVKVAGDAIEGGYFSNHYSPDDTRPEVVAWVKKYKEKFGQTPDALGTLAYDGTNLMLEAIRKANSDDPVKIRETLASIKGFKGVTGESAMDDNGNAIKSAVILQIVNGKQKFVKVVNP; the protein is encoded by the coding sequence ATGAAAAAAACGGCGATCGTTGCGGTGATGGCACTGCTTCTCGCAGGGTGCAAGGCGCCTCCCGCCAAGGAAATCAAGATCGGCCTCATCACTCCGCTCACGGGGGACGTCAAGACCTACGGGGAGTCGGTGAAAAACTCCTTCGAGATAGCGGTCGAAGAGGCCAACAAGGCAGGGGGGGTCGCGGGGATGAAGATCGTCACCGTCGTGGTGGACGACAGGAACGACCCGACGGAGGCGAGCAACGCGGCGAACCTTCTGATCCACCAGGAGAAGGTCAAGGTCATCATCGGGTCCGTCACCTCCAAGGCCAGCATCCCGGTGTCCGACCTCGCGCAGAGCAGCAGAATCCCCACGATCTCACCTACGGCAACCAATCCCAAAGTGACCGTCGCCGACGGGAAACGGAAGGATTTCGTGTTCCGGTCCTGCTTCATCGACCCGTTCCAGGGGAAGGTGATGGCGAAGTTCGCCCGGGAGACGCTTTCCAAGGAGAAGGCGGCCGTCCTGTACGACGCCTCCAACGACTACTCCAAGGGGATCGCAGAGTATTTCAGCGATGCCTTCAAGCTCATGGGAGGCAAGGTGGTCGCCTACGAATCGTACGGGAAGGACGACGTGGATTTCTCCGCGCTGCTCACGAAAGTGAGGGCTTCCGGGGCCGACGTTCTCTTCCTTCCGGATTACTACAACAAGGTGGGGCTCATCGCGAAGCAGTCCATGGAGAAGGGGATCCGGGCAACCATGATTGGACCGGACGGCTGGGATTCACCGGATCTCGTGAAGGTCGCCGGGGACGCAATCGAAGGGGGATACTTCTCCAACCATTATTCACCGGATGACACCCGCCCCGAAGTGGTCGCCTGGGTGAAGAAGTACAAGGAAAAGTTCGGGCAGACCCCGGACGCTCTGGGGACGCTCGCCTACGACGGCACCAACCTGATGTTGGAGGCGATCCGGAAGGCGAACAGCGACGACCCCGTCAAGATCCGGGAGACGCTGGCCTCGATCAAGGGATTCAAAGGCGTGACGGGGGAGTCCGCCATGGACGACAACGGGAACGCCATCAAGAGTGCCGTAATCTTGCAGATTGTGAACGGCAAGCAGAAATTCGTCAAGGTGGTGAACCCCTGA
- a CDS encoding alanine dehydrogenase, translated as MRVGVPREVKPGENRVALTPHGVEALKGAGDDVRVQAGAGEESGFPDAEYAAAGASVVPTAADAWETDLVVKVKEPIRQEFPFLSVKSALFTYLHLAALPELTDVLLESRVTGIAYETVSDGGRLPLLRPMSEVAGILAVQVGARALEKSCGGRGVLLSGVGGAAPARVVVIGAGNAGRSAARTAAGVGADVAILDLSPSMLVRAAGEIPGRVRTVLSSPEAISSEVAEADLVISTVLIAGEKAPVLISREMLRRMKRGAAIVDISIDQGGSVETSRPTTHAAPYYVEEGVVHYCVSNMPAAVPRTSTVALTSATLPYVLALARDGIEDALRKDPGLMAGLNTFRGKVTCEGVARALGKDYTPPESLL; from the coding sequence ATGCGCGTCGGGGTGCCCCGGGAGGTCAAACCGGGGGAAAACCGGGTGGCATTGACGCCGCACGGCGTGGAGGCGCTGAAGGGTGCGGGGGACGACGTGCGGGTCCAGGCCGGAGCCGGCGAGGAAAGCGGCTTTCCGGACGCCGAATATGCGGCGGCGGGCGCGAGCGTGGTTCCAACCGCTGCCGATGCGTGGGAGACCGACCTGGTCGTAAAGGTCAAGGAACCGATCCGGCAGGAATTTCCCTTCCTTTCGGTAAAATCCGCTCTTTTCACCTATCTTCACCTGGCTGCCTTGCCGGAACTTACCGACGTGCTCCTGGAAAGCCGGGTGACGGGAATCGCCTACGAAACGGTTTCGGATGGAGGGAGACTGCCGCTGCTTCGCCCGATGAGCGAGGTTGCGGGGATCCTCGCGGTGCAGGTCGGCGCGAGGGCGCTGGAGAAATCGTGCGGAGGCAGGGGAGTGCTGCTGTCGGGGGTCGGCGGGGCGGCACCCGCACGGGTCGTCGTGATCGGCGCCGGCAACGCGGGAAGGAGTGCCGCGCGGACCGCCGCGGGGGTGGGGGCGGACGTGGCGATCCTCGACCTCTCGCCGTCGATGCTCGTCCGAGCGGCCGGGGAGATCCCGGGCCGCGTCCGGACGGTTTTGTCCTCGCCGGAAGCGATCTCCTCGGAGGTCGCGGAGGCCGACCTGGTGATCTCCACCGTGCTCATCGCTGGGGAGAAGGCGCCGGTGCTCATTTCCCGTGAGATGCTCCGAAGGATGAAGCGGGGGGCGGCGATCGTCGACATCTCCATCGACCAGGGGGGATCGGTGGAAACTTCCCGGCCGACGACGCACGCGGCTCCCTACTATGTCGAGGAGGGAGTGGTGCATTACTGCGTATCCAACATGCCGGCGGCAGTACCCCGCACCTCCACGGTGGCGCTGACTTCCGCCACGCTTCCATATGTCCTGGCGCTGGCCCGCGACGGGATCGAGGATGCGCTGCGGAAGGACCCGGGTTTGATGGCGGGTCTCAACACCTTCCGGGGAAAGGTGACCTGCGAGGGGGTCGCGCGGGCGCTTGGCAAGGACTATACTCCCCCGGAATCGCTCCTTTAA
- a CDS encoding cytochrome BD ubiquinol oxidase subunit I, which yields MTELLLARAQMAMLFAFHILFAVAGIGMPLLMVIAEAAHLRTGKPVFLELARRWARGTAVLFAVGAVSGTVLSFELGLLWPGFMSFSGGIIGLPFALEGFAFFTEAIFLGIYLYGWGRVPPVAHLLSGVAVALGGALSGILVVAVNAWMNSPAGFLLKDGKPAAIDPLAAMANPAWPTEAVHMTLAAFAASGFAVAGIHAYKLLRDRENLFHRHALSIALAVGGTAAVLLPVSGDFSARFIARDQPVKLAALEGQFRTERGAPLRIGGIPDREKETTRYAIEIPKGLSLLAFHDADAEVKGLAAFPHADRPNPLPVHLAFQLMVACGSALAAVSLFAAWCALRSRKKLFHPRFLLAVVFCSPLGILAVEAGWTVTELGRQPWVIRGVMRTADAVTPVSGLLVPFAFFSALYLALGISAAWLLRREVSQSPSFPREESDAGAAKE from the coding sequence TTGACCGAACTGCTGCTCGCGCGCGCGCAGATGGCGATGCTCTTCGCCTTCCACATCCTCTTCGCCGTGGCGGGGATCGGGATGCCGCTCCTCATGGTGATCGCCGAGGCGGCGCACCTGCGGACCGGGAAACCGGTTTTCCTGGAGCTCGCGAGGCGCTGGGCCCGCGGAACCGCCGTCCTCTTTGCAGTGGGCGCGGTCTCCGGGACCGTCCTCTCCTTCGAGCTGGGACTCTTGTGGCCAGGGTTCATGTCGTTCTCCGGCGGGATCATCGGCCTCCCCTTCGCCCTGGAGGGATTCGCTTTTTTCACAGAGGCGATCTTTCTGGGTATTTACCTGTACGGCTGGGGCCGCGTCCCCCCCGTGGCGCATCTTCTTTCGGGGGTCGCAGTGGCGCTGGGGGGCGCCCTCTCCGGAATCCTCGTTGTCGCGGTGAACGCCTGGATGAACAGCCCGGCGGGGTTCCTGTTAAAGGACGGAAAACCGGCCGCGATCGACCCGCTTGCCGCTATGGCCAACCCTGCCTGGCCCACCGAAGCCGTCCACATGACGCTTGCCGCCTTCGCGGCGTCCGGATTCGCGGTCGCCGGTATCCACGCGTACAAGCTCCTTCGCGACCGGGAGAACCTCTTCCACCGGCACGCCCTTTCCATCGCGCTGGCAGTGGGCGGGACAGCCGCCGTTCTGCTCCCGGTCAGCGGGGATTTCAGCGCGCGGTTCATCGCGCGGGACCAGCCGGTCAAGCTGGCGGCGTTGGAGGGGCAGTTCCGGACCGAGCGTGGCGCTCCCCTGCGCATCGGCGGGATACCGGACAGGGAAAAAGAAACGACGCGGTATGCGATCGAGATACCGAAGGGATTGAGTCTTCTTGCTTTCCACGACGCCGATGCGGAGGTCAAAGGGCTTGCCGCGTTTCCGCATGCGGACCGGCCCAACCCGTTGCCGGTCCATCTCGCCTTCCAACTCATGGTGGCCTGCGGATCCGCGCTAGCCGCGGTTTCGCTTTTTGCCGCGTGGTGTGCCCTGAGAAGCCGTAAGAAACTGTTCCATCCCCGGTTCCTGCTGGCCGTTGTGTTCTGCAGCCCGCTCGGCATCCTCGCCGTGGAGGCGGGATGGACGGTCACGGAGCTTGGACGGCAGCCGTGGGTGATCCGCGGGGTCATGCGCACCGCGGACGCGGTGACGCCCGTGAGCGGGCTCCTGGTTCCCTTCGCATTCTTCTCCGCGCTCTACCTGGCCCTCGGGATCTCCGCAGCCTGGCTGCTCCGCCGGGAAGTGTCTCAAAGCCCCTCCTTTCCGCGTGAAGAGAGCGACGCCGGAGCGGCGAAGGAGTGA
- a CDS encoding RNA polymerase subunit sigma has translation MAGNLYRKAAEILASRGNAVALTGAGISVESGIPAFRGAQGMWERFDPAEYATIGAFLRDPGKVWEMLAEMIEVLTRAAPNPAHQGLAELERMGILRSVITQNVDGLHQAGGSRRVIEFHGNPRELVCVDCWKRYPSLRKIAEGIPPRCGCGAILKPDIVFFGESIPWMAQEQAEEEARTCGVLLVIGTSAQVTPACDIPRISKEHGAFIIEINPEETSLTRSVTDLHISGTASSSINGLLEEVRRRIAGKEGGKEKH, from the coding sequence ATCGCGGGAAACCTCTACCGAAAAGCGGCGGAGATCCTCGCCTCCCGGGGGAACGCGGTCGCGCTGACCGGGGCCGGCATCTCCGTGGAGAGCGGGATCCCCGCCTTCCGCGGCGCACAGGGGATGTGGGAGAGGTTCGACCCTGCGGAATATGCGACCATAGGGGCCTTCCTCCGGGATCCCGGGAAAGTCTGGGAGATGCTCGCGGAAATGATCGAGGTCCTGACGCGCGCCGCACCGAACCCCGCGCACCAAGGCCTTGCGGAGTTGGAGAGGATGGGAATCCTGCGCTCCGTCATCACCCAGAACGTGGACGGGCTCCACCAGGCAGGGGGGTCCCGGAGGGTGATCGAGTTCCACGGCAACCCGCGGGAACTGGTCTGCGTGGACTGCTGGAAGCGGTATCCCTCCTTGCGGAAAATCGCGGAGGGGATCCCTCCGCGGTGCGGCTGCGGGGCGATCCTCAAACCCGACATCGTGTTTTTCGGCGAGTCGATCCCGTGGATGGCGCAGGAGCAGGCCGAGGAAGAGGCCCGGACCTGCGGGGTACTGCTCGTGATCGGCACCTCGGCGCAGGTCACGCCGGCATGCGACATCCCGCGGATTTCCAAGGAGCACGGGGCGTTCATCATCGAGATCAATCCCGAGGAGACCTCCCTGACGCGCTCCGTCACCGACCTGCACATTTCCGGAACCGCATCTTCCTCCATCAACGGCTTGCTGGAGGAGGTTCGCCGTCGGATTGCCGGGAAGGAGGGAGGGAAAGAAAAACATTAA
- a CDS encoding ABC transporter: protein MLHLARFLTPFAAATAAGWGLSTGGVVNPYWVQIFQLACIMAVSALGLNVIYGFTGLFSLGHAAFYGIGAYTAAFLMKSYGGESQLFFLASLLAGGGCAALIAWLVGLPTLRLTSDYLGIATLGFGVIMKVFFDNADSFLPQLGGARGMTGIAKMTTVAWAVMFLGVSLYLARNLIHSSHGRALVSIREDEIAAGIVGINTFRYKMAGFVVGCSFAGLAGGLYAHLYAFLHPSNFDFFKSVDVLMIVVLGGLGNMSGTLVASFGWIFLLEGLRVILPPGYIELRWVLIPVLLIVTMLLRPQGLFGIREFPLLRGDTE from the coding sequence TTGCTCCACCTTGCCAGGTTCCTCACGCCCTTCGCCGCGGCGACCGCGGCAGGGTGGGGGCTTTCGACAGGCGGGGTCGTAAATCCTTACTGGGTCCAGATTTTCCAGCTGGCCTGCATCATGGCCGTTTCCGCACTGGGGCTGAACGTCATCTACGGATTCACCGGCCTGTTTTCCCTGGGGCACGCCGCTTTCTACGGCATCGGCGCCTACACCGCGGCCTTCCTCATGAAATCGTACGGAGGGGAATCGCAGCTGTTCTTTCTCGCCTCGCTACTGGCCGGCGGGGGATGCGCCGCGTTGATCGCCTGGCTGGTGGGGCTTCCCACCCTTCGGCTGACCTCGGACTACCTCGGCATCGCCACGCTGGGATTCGGCGTCATCATGAAGGTTTTCTTCGACAACGCCGACAGCTTCCTCCCCCAGCTGGGCGGCGCGAGAGGCATGACGGGGATCGCGAAAATGACCACGGTTGCATGGGCGGTCATGTTCCTGGGGGTCTCCCTGTATCTTGCCCGGAACCTGATCCATTCCAGCCACGGGCGCGCGCTCGTCTCGATCCGCGAGGACGAGATCGCGGCCGGAATCGTGGGGATCAACACGTTCCGGTACAAGATGGCCGGTTTTGTCGTCGGCTGCTCCTTCGCAGGGCTCGCCGGGGGGCTTTACGCCCACCTCTATGCCTTCCTGCACCCCAGCAACTTCGATTTCTTCAAATCGGTGGACGTCCTCATGATTGTCGTCCTGGGGGGGCTGGGGAACATGAGCGGGACCCTGGTCGCCTCCTTCGGGTGGATCTTCCTCCTGGAGGGATTGCGCGTAATCCTTCCTCCCGGCTACATCGAGCTTCGCTGGGTGCTGATCCCCGTCCTCCTGATCGTCACGATGCTGCTGCGTCCCCAGGGACTTTTCGGCATCCGGGAATTCCCGCTTCTCCGGGGCGATACCGAATGA